A genomic window from Fibrobacterota bacterium includes:
- a CDS encoding SUMF1/EgtB/PvdO family nonheme iron enzyme, translated as MRRGIASLALVVVSSCRLSHVVATDPIPVPSVATGWARLLPLSGKVLRIGSDDPLALPEERPGWVRFGRDIWMDTLEMGQAEYRTLLGRNPSKVVGDSLPVTDVSWYDALLAANARSRRDGLDSVYEYVSVRLDAAGNAQDLPGLAVHPDREGWRLPTEAEWEAAARAGSTTPFAWGTQSDSALSDRYAWSRANASGRVRARGLLAANPWGLHDMSGNVMEWVGDWKGPYPRDTVEGFAGQESPGELPEIALKGGAYNHGLQQLRPSSRTATYAAYRASRSEYVGFRLVRGGFRARWANASGMSVEAPAVSILVPNLARRLGVSSARLVFVNRWEGKGLLAWVDYAETDPVVRSLPDRDPVFHPAISPDGAWVAWSTGLEGSTGPSRIKARRLARNDTLVVDLGEGAIPRWYATSTDTFLIAAKALDNTSDEWARTRTVAHRWRRGRFEGEQTWAPSGSYHDGRSGSFLYTGYRRLRQWSLEGGADRILFTAPLNGKSAGDTSQVCNVSASPDTTGNVLFLDFGYEGISSLVGRPYGIHEIAFLSDVSGKVKRWIPAPANERQWEHLEWSNSPRWAISGAIDAKGAYRNLYAVDLEMGSNLRIATGQELWQPALWLGSAVDLSPGRADPDSAGRYVNVEIEFRLNHWWSRHDSVDVAILGNSHTAYGILPLEIHSLKAHLFGFAGASLPDQDELLRQYVLPHAPRLKVVVGSFMPGLMFESPLSSVRSTWRLMAASPGYAYDRNHGFWQAGFAQGFKEAVAQHVAGLAGRESMDRAGGWTYAAPTSSWWVQFSSEELIPNQTESNPALAENLGLQEAMITRCDPIGNGVCPGEVPGKSWLCHHRQGDALWSGLEPVPQVAWEGQGMGNQVSGFLLLRRVPGWTARFRGLRSREHRSPQSQRRPQDEPTAG; from the coding sequence ATGAGGCGTGGCATCGCTTCGCTTGCGCTGGTGGTGGTTTCCTCATGCCGCCTCAGTCATGTGGTGGCCACCGATCCGATTCCCGTGCCATCGGTCGCGACGGGCTGGGCGCGCTTGTTGCCGCTGTCGGGGAAGGTCTTGCGGATCGGATCGGACGATCCGCTGGCCTTGCCTGAGGAACGCCCTGGCTGGGTGCGGTTTGGGCGCGACATCTGGATGGACACGTTGGAGATGGGACAAGCGGAGTACCGAACCCTGCTGGGGCGCAATCCTTCCAAGGTGGTCGGCGATTCCCTGCCGGTGACCGATGTTTCCTGGTACGACGCTTTGCTTGCCGCCAACGCCCGCTCGCGTCGCGACGGATTGGATTCCGTGTACGAGTACGTCTCGGTGCGACTGGATGCGGCGGGGAACGCACAGGATCTTCCGGGCCTGGCCGTCCATCCGGACCGCGAGGGATGGCGGCTTCCCACGGAGGCCGAATGGGAAGCGGCCGCGAGAGCGGGATCCACGACCCCGTTCGCCTGGGGAACACAGTCGGATTCCGCTCTCTCCGATCGATACGCCTGGAGCCGGGCGAATGCGTCGGGGCGGGTCCGCGCGAGGGGGCTCCTGGCCGCCAACCCCTGGGGTCTGCACGACATGTCAGGAAATGTCATGGAGTGGGTGGGGGACTGGAAAGGGCCCTACCCGCGGGATACGGTGGAAGGTTTCGCCGGCCAGGAGAGTCCGGGCGAACTCCCCGAGATCGCCCTGAAAGGCGGCGCGTACAACCACGGCCTCCAGCAGCTGCGGCCTTCTTCCCGCACCGCCACCTACGCGGCCTATCGCGCCTCGCGCTCCGAATATGTCGGATTCCGTCTGGTTCGCGGCGGATTCCGGGCCCGCTGGGCGAACGCCTCGGGAATGTCGGTCGAGGCACCGGCTGTCTCGATCCTGGTTCCGAACCTGGCTCGACGTCTGGGGGTTTCCAGCGCGCGGTTGGTGTTCGTCAATCGTTGGGAGGGCAAAGGCTTGCTCGCGTGGGTCGACTATGCCGAGACCGACCCCGTGGTGCGGAGCCTTCCCGATCGCGACCCGGTCTTCCACCCGGCGATCTCTCCGGATGGGGCATGGGTCGCGTGGAGCACGGGTCTGGAAGGATCGACCGGTCCGTCGAGGATCAAAGCGCGAAGGCTCGCGCGAAACGACACTCTCGTGGTGGACTTGGGCGAGGGGGCGATCCCGCGTTGGTACGCCACTTCCACGGACACGTTCTTGATCGCCGCGAAGGCATTGGACAACACCTCCGACGAATGGGCGCGCACCCGCACGGTGGCGCATCGCTGGAGGCGAGGGCGCTTCGAAGGGGAGCAGACCTGGGCCCCGTCCGGCAGCTACCATGATGGGCGCAGCGGGTCGTTCCTGTACACGGGGTACCGCCGATTGCGCCAGTGGAGCCTGGAGGGAGGAGCCGACCGCATCCTTTTCACGGCGCCCCTCAACGGAAAATCCGCCGGCGACACCTCGCAAGTCTGCAATGTCAGTGCTTCGCCGGATACGACAGGAAACGTCTTGTTCTTGGATTTCGGGTACGAAGGGATCTCTTCGCTGGTCGGTCGCCCCTACGGGATCCACGAGATCGCCTTCCTGTCCGATGTCTCGGGCAAGGTGAAACGCTGGATCCCCGCGCCCGCGAACGAGCGGCAGTGGGAGCATCTGGAGTGGTCGAACTCGCCCCGTTGGGCGATCAGTGGCGCGATCGACGCGAAGGGTGCCTATCGGAACCTGTACGCGGTGGATCTGGAAATGGGGTCGAATCTCCGGATCGCCACCGGACAGGAATTGTGGCAGCCGGCGCTTTGGTTGGGGTCCGCGGTGGATCTGTCCCCAGGTCGGGCGGATCCGGACAGCGCGGGCAGATATGTCAATGTGGAGATCGAATTTCGCCTCAACCACTGGTGGTCGCGACACGACTCCGTGGACGTCGCGATCCTGGGAAACAGCCACACCGCCTACGGGATCCTTCCGTTGGAAATCCATTCCCTCAAGGCGCACCTGTTCGGATTCGCCGGAGCGTCGTTGCCGGACCAGGATGAACTCCTCCGCCAGTACGTTCTGCCGCACGCTCCCCGGCTCAAGGTGGTCGTGGGCTCGTTCATGCCGGGTTTGATGTTCGAATCGCCTTTGTCATCGGTACGATCCACGTGGCGATTGATGGCGGCATCACCAGGTTACGCCTACGATCGGAATCATGGGTTTTGGCAAGCGGGGTTCGCGCAAGGCTTCAAGGAAGCGGTCGCCCAGCACGTGGCAGGCCTTGCGGGGCGGGAGTCCATGGATCGCGCCGGCGGATGGACCTACGCGGCTCCCACCTCCAGTTGGTGGGTTCAGTTCTCGTCGGAGGAATTGATTCCCAACCAGACGGAATCGAATCCAGCGCTCGCCGAGAACCTAGGCCTCCAGGAGGCGATGATCACGCGATGTGACCCGATCGGGAATGGTGTATGTCCTGGTGAAGTTCCCGGAAAGTCCTGGCTATGCCACCACCGCCAGGGCGACGCGCTATGGTCCGGACTGGAACCAGTACCACAAGTTGCTTGGGAGGGTCAAGGCATGGGAAACCAAGTATCCGGGTTTCTTCTTCTACGACGCGTACCAGGATGGACAGCACGATTTCGTGGACTCCGAAGCCGTGAACACCGATCACCTCAATCCCAACGGCGCCCGCAAGATGAGCCGACGGCTGGATAG
- a CDS encoding NAD-dependent epimerase/dehydratase family protein, translating into MRSAPQHRVVVLGSDGFIGSHLVEALLRSGSWQVVGWDREQIRTAALSHRYPEFVFRLRDLRDDPALLASDIAHADVVLNLAALCNPSLYGTRTVDVIESNFLHVEPIVRQCASAGVRLVHLSTSEVFGRTLRSWTPDACLEEGSPFETFDEENTPFLLGPLASTRWSYACAKQLSERLVEAYGREKGLRWTIVRPFNFIGPRMDYLPGLEGEGTPRVLACFVAALLSRQPLRLVEGGRSRRAFLHIHDAVSALERILERPEACDRKVFHLGNPANETDIRALAMQMRRIWSRLRKDPSILEIPLQDVSAAAFYGDGYEDSDRRMPSIAHARKILDWEPRLGLEEALIATLTDYHERFPKDTP; encoded by the coding sequence ATGCGAAGCGCTCCACAACATCGGGTCGTCGTCCTGGGATCGGACGGATTCATCGGGTCCCACCTGGTGGAAGCCTTGTTGCGCTCGGGATCGTGGCAGGTGGTGGGCTGGGATCGCGAGCAGATCCGCACGGCGGCGCTTTCCCATAGGTATCCGGAATTTGTCTTCCGACTCCGCGATCTTCGCGACGACCCCGCCTTGTTGGCGTCCGACATCGCCCATGCCGATGTGGTGCTGAACCTCGCGGCGCTGTGCAATCCCAGCCTCTACGGGACGCGCACGGTCGATGTGATCGAATCCAACTTCCTGCATGTGGAGCCCATCGTGCGCCAATGCGCCAGTGCCGGAGTCCGGCTGGTGCATCTGTCCACCAGCGAGGTGTTCGGGCGGACCCTGCGCTCGTGGACTCCCGATGCCTGCCTCGAAGAGGGCTCCCCCTTCGAGACCTTCGACGAAGAGAACACGCCCTTCCTGTTGGGGCCCCTGGCCAGCACGCGCTGGAGCTACGCGTGCGCCAAACAGTTGTCCGAACGGCTTGTGGAAGCCTACGGCCGCGAAAAAGGTTTGCGATGGACCATCGTCCGTCCGTTCAATTTCATCGGGCCGCGCATGGATTATTTGCCCGGCTTGGAAGGCGAAGGAACCCCGCGCGTGCTGGCTTGCTTCGTGGCGGCGCTACTTTCCCGCCAACCTCTGCGCCTGGTGGAGGGTGGTCGTTCCCGGCGAGCGTTCCTGCACATCCATGACGCCGTGTCCGCGCTGGAGCGGATTCTGGAGAGACCCGAAGCCTGCGATCGCAAAGTCTTCCACCTGGGCAACCCCGCCAACGAGACCGACATCCGCGCTCTGGCGATGCAAATGCGCAGGATCTGGTCGCGACTGCGCAAGGATCCCTCGATCCTGGAAATTCCGTTGCAGGATGTATCGGCTGCCGCTTTCTATGGCGATGGCTACGAGGATTCCGATCGCCGCATGCCTTCCATCGCCCACGCCAGGAAGATCCTGGACTGGGAGCCGCGCTTGGGCTTGGAAGAAGCCTTGATCGCCACCTTGACCGACTACCACGAACGTTTCCCGAAGGATACCCCATGA
- a CDS encoding NAD(P)H-binding protein — MIAVTGGAGAMGTRLCRKLLSGGTSVRVLDLDRPGVRDRLVGQGAEFRAVDVTEPTSLSGALEGCQAVVHLAGLLLAAGRRDRLDQVNRQGTENVISEAAKSGARRFVHISSISVTYRLANHYSESKRLAELAVQASGLDWTILRPTLAWGDPSCAEHEAFRSAVKRHRILPLPAGGEAKKSPVHVDDLADAFASTLRCPSSIGRILALSGSQTVSLREMAQEIQAARGGRSRILSIPSWAAAVASRVLPPLARAVGINPPGDWQTYTGLVEDACPSWREAGDLLDWNPRGWKAQS, encoded by the coding sequence ATGATCGCCGTCACGGGTGGTGCTGGCGCGATGGGGACGCGGCTATGCCGGAAGCTCCTTTCCGGAGGAACGTCCGTACGCGTGCTGGATCTGGATCGCCCGGGCGTTCGCGATAGGCTGGTCGGGCAGGGCGCGGAATTTCGCGCCGTGGATGTGACCGAGCCAACATCCCTGTCAGGCGCCTTGGAGGGATGCCAAGCGGTGGTCCATCTGGCAGGACTGCTTTTGGCCGCCGGCCGCCGGGACCGGCTGGACCAGGTCAACCGTCAGGGGACGGAAAATGTCATCTCGGAAGCGGCGAAGTCGGGAGCCAGGCGCTTCGTGCACATCTCATCGATCTCGGTCACCTACCGGTTGGCCAACCACTACTCGGAATCCAAGCGCCTGGCTGAACTCGCCGTACAGGCCAGTGGGCTGGACTGGACCATCCTGCGCCCCACGCTGGCCTGGGGGGATCCGTCCTGCGCCGAACACGAGGCATTTCGATCCGCCGTGAAGCGCCATCGGATCCTGCCTCTTCCCGCAGGGGGAGAAGCTAAAAAGTCGCCGGTCCATGTGGATGATCTCGCCGACGCCTTCGCCTCCACTCTGAGATGTCCTTCCTCCATTGGGCGGATTCTGGCACTCTCCGGATCGCAAACGGTGTCGCTTCGCGAAATGGCCCAGGAAATCCAGGCCGCGCGGGGGGGACGATCCCGTATCCTCTCCATTCCTTCCTGGGCGGCCGCGGTCGCGTCTCGCGTCTTGCCTCCTCTCGCCAGAGCCGTTGGCATCAATCCTCCCGGCGATTGGCAGACCTACACCGGCCTCGTGGAGGACGCCTGCCCTTCCTGGCGCGAAGCGGGGGATCTCCTCGACTGGAACCCTCGCGGATGGAAAGCCCAATCATGA
- a CDS encoding glycosyltransferase family 2 protein, translating to MSLFVIVPAYQAQSTLRETILRIPPGDWDHIQKLVVVEDGSRDRTGEVADALAGEFPKIEVLRNGHNRGYGPTVKRGLEEARKSGCEVAAVLHADGQYPPERLVEFAGHCIGRNLSLLQGSRHRAGGARQGGMPLYKIVAGKFLVALENWTFGLSLSDYHSGYLFHHRTALDRIPYGALGDSFDFDLQVIACARSLGLAVGEEAIATRYAGEESHLNPITYGLRVLKVLWRYRRGHFKRLCEGRKASTP from the coding sequence ATGAGCTTGTTCGTGATCGTCCCTGCCTACCAGGCCCAATCCACCTTGCGCGAGACCATCCTCCGGATCCCTCCCGGTGACTGGGACCACATCCAGAAGCTGGTGGTCGTGGAAGATGGCAGCCGTGACCGCACCGGGGAAGTGGCTGACGCGCTGGCTGGAGAGTTCCCCAAGATCGAAGTCTTGCGCAACGGGCACAACCGTGGCTATGGCCCCACCGTCAAGCGCGGCTTGGAGGAAGCCCGCAAGTCGGGGTGCGAGGTGGCCGCCGTTCTACACGCCGATGGACAGTACCCACCCGAGCGGCTGGTGGAATTCGCGGGCCATTGCATTGGACGGAATCTGTCTCTACTCCAGGGATCGCGACACCGCGCCGGAGGAGCCCGCCAAGGTGGCATGCCCCTGTACAAGATCGTGGCGGGAAAGTTCCTGGTGGCCCTGGAGAACTGGACCTTCGGACTCTCGCTTTCCGACTACCACTCGGGATACCTGTTCCACCACCGCACGGCACTGGACCGCATCCCTTACGGCGCATTGGGCGATTCCTTCGACTTCGACCTACAAGTGATCGCTTGCGCCCGCTCGCTGGGACTTGCCGTTGGTGAAGAAGCGATCGCCACCCGGTACGCGGGGGAGGAATCGCACCTCAACCCCATCACCTACGGCCTGCGGGTGCTGAAGGTGCTTTGGCGATATCGCCGCGGACACTTCAAGAGGTTGTGCGAAGGAAGGAAAGCCTCCACACCCTGA